A single region of the Brassica rapa cultivar Chiifu-401-42 chromosome A03, CAAS_Brap_v3.01, whole genome shotgun sequence genome encodes:
- the LOC103860602 gene encoding uncharacterized Rho GTPase-activating protein At5g61530, giving the protein MPSLISQQWQERTSGFFSSSGTKLREARQSAGAFVGEVAKDAKVNVSDVAERVGSLFKSRWAILQQPATRHAVQEHLITAAATTGTLVRKGITETKEKVSVGKIKVEEAAKKTAQKSKTLLTDIERWQKGVASSDVFGVAIEVTVQRQESTRPIPIIMIKCADYLILTGLNSPNLFKTEGDKKLIQQLVSAYNQDPSASIPEGVNPVDVAALMKYYLASLPTPLTTFELYNEIKDARSSVNRMRKSLQKLSSVNYNTLEFVTALLLRVSEKSQLNKMDSHSLAMEMAPVIMWREDKRPESYREYWRRPSRSPKKSNDFETATPWDLLSDEGEGVDASSSISLDDIVQVDFGAVEVVQCLIEHHNAIFTDADETVWR; this is encoded by the exons ATGCCTTCTCTTATCTCACAACAATGGCAGGAGAGAACTAGTGGATTCTTTTCTTCCTCAG GAACGAAGCTTAGGGAAGCTAGGCAATCTGCTGGTGCTTTTGTCGGGGAAGTGGCTAAGGATGCGAAAGTGAATGTTAGTGATGTTGCTGAAAGAGTTGGGTCGTTGTTCAAAAGCAGGTGGGCGATTCTTCAGCAGCCTGCAACTAGACACGCTGTGCAAGAACACCTCATAACAGCTGCTGCCACAACTGGGACTTTGGTCAGGAAAGGTATCACTGAGACTAAAGAAAAGGTTTCCGTTGGAAAGATCAAAGTGGAAGAG GCGGCAAAAAAGACTGCACAGAAGAGCAAGACTCTTTTGACGGATATCGAAAGATGGCAGAAG GGAGTTGCCAGCTCAGATG TGTTTGGTGTTGCGATTGAGGTCACTGTCCAGCGGCAAGAGTCGACCAGACCTATTCCAATAATAATGATCAAGTGCGCAGACTATCTCATATTAACAG GACTTAACTCACCGAACTTGTTCAAAACCGAAGGAGACAAAAAGCTGATCCAGCAATTGGTTTCTGCTTACAATCAAG ATCCTAGCGCGTCAATACCTGAAGGCGTGAATCCAGTTGATGTCGCTGCCCTCATGAAATACTATCTCGCAAGCCTTCCAACACCACTAACAACTTTTGAGCTTTATAATGAAATCAAAGATGCAAGGTCAAGCGTTAACAGAATGAGAAAGTCACTCCAAAAGCTTTCCAGTGTGAACTATAATACACTTGAGTTCGTAACTGCGTTGTTACTTCGTGTGAGCGAGAAATCACAGCTCAACAAG ATGGATTCACACAGCCTAGCTATGGAGATGGCTCCGGTGATCATGTGGCGAGAAGACAAGAGGCCTGAGTCTTATAGGGAATATTGGAGACGCCCATCGAGGAGTCCTAAGAAAAGCAACGACTTTGAAACTGCTACTCCATGGGACTTACTCTCAG ATGAAGGAGAAGGTGTAGATGCATCTTCATCAATCTCTCTAGATGATATTGTTCAAGTTGATTTTGGTGCGGTCGAGGTTGTGCAGTGCCTGATTGAACATCATAACGCGATTTTCACGGATGCAGACGAGACTGTATGGAGGTGA
- the LOC103860603 gene encoding probable isoaspartyl peptidase/L-asparaginase 3 translates to MARSYLSIILSTLLLFLPLLTAAEAELGKPKKFPVVVSTWPFIEAVRAAWRSVDKGSSAVEAVVEGCSACEELRCDGTVGPGGSPNENGETMLDALIMDGVTMEVGAVAAMRYVKDGIRAAWLVMKHSQHTLLAGEGASAFAISMGLPGPMNLSSPESLKKWLDWKENRCQPNFRKNVVPANGCGPYKPKHGGMDVSTESCEMGTIEYRLIPLVGPHNHDTISMAVIDKMGHIAVGTSTNGATFKIPGRVGDGPIAGSSAYADDEVGGCGATGDGDIMMRFLPCYQVVESMRQGMKPEQAAKDAVSRIARKFPDFVGAVVAVDKNGSHAGACHGWTFQYSVRDPNMDDVQVFTVLP, encoded by the exons ATGGCGAGAAGCTATCTTTCGATTATTCTCTCTACTCTCCTTCTGTTTCTGCCTCTACTGACG GCAGCTGAAGCAGAGTTGGGGAAACCAAAGAAGTTCCCAGTAGTGGTGAGCACTTGGCCTTTCATAGAAGCGGTTAGAGCAGCTTGGAGATCAGTTGATAAAGGAAGCTCTGCAGTAGAGGCTGTTGTGGAAGGTTGTTCTGCTTGTGAGGAACTCCGCTGTGACGGTACAG tTGGGCCTGGAGGAAGTCCGAATGAGAACGGTGAAACCATGCTTGATGCTTTAATCATGGACGgg GTGACTATGGAGGTTGGAGCTGTTGCTGCAATGCGGTATGTCAAAGACGGTATAAGAGCTGCGTGGCTTGTGATGAAGCACTCTCAACACACGTTGTTAGCTGGAGAAGGAGCATCAGCTTTTGCTATCTCCATGGGTCTTCCTGGACCTATGAACCTGAGCTCCCCTGAATCTTTAAAGAAGTGGTTGGACTGGAAAGAGAATCGGTGTCAGCCCAATTTTAGAAAGAACGTTGTCCCTGCGAATGGCTGTGGACCTTACAAGCCGAAACATGGTGGTATGGATGTTTCTACTGAGTCTTGTGAGATGGGAACAATAGAGTATAGACTTATTCCTCTTGTTGGTCCTCACAACCATGATACCATATCGATGGCTGTTATTGACAAG ATGGGGCATATAGCTGTTGGGACATCCACCAACGGTGCAACATTCAAGATTCCCGGAAG GGTGGGTGATGGGCCTATAGCGGGCTCATCAGCCTATGCTGATGATGAAGTAGGTGGGTGTGGTGCAACTGGAGATGGAGACATCATGATGCGCTTCCTTCCCTG TTACCAAGTCGTGGAGAGCATGAGACAAGGAATGAAACCAGAGCAAGCTGCTAAGGACGCGGTCTCGAGAATCGCTAGGAAGTTTCCTGATTTTGTGGGAGCGGTTGTTGCTGTTGACAAGAACGGGTCTCACGCAGGAGCTTGCCATGGCTGGACCTTTCAGTACTCAGTCCGGGACCCTAACATGGACGATGTTCAAGTCTTCACGGTTCtcccatga
- the LOC103861119 gene encoding U-box domain-containing protein 52, which produces MDEKKAARALSVHLALPPPPPPTVAVAINGKKKSKYVAFWALEKFIPEGFSDFTLLYVRPPVTYIPTPMGNAISVTELRDDLVSAYKQELDWNTKEILQPYKKMFDRRKVQVEILVLESNDPAAAIAQEIAGTGVTKLVIGMSLRGFFSRKIDMSSMIATAVPRFCTVYVVSKGKLASVRPSDSDASGSIRLETSSSTSGSTDSPRLPSEYQDFNSFVSEAQSRVSEMRSSGVAHMDTSCSETGQSDVSRERGMQIVLSGGGGNEGRKSNYNNNNESFSASFPMGEEAYHAMSWTSRWRDHEERRSIMSSSSSNNHELANMEWGAVVPENYSWVSHQASNMSDGRISFHSFNDNQVNLTFEIEKLRSELQHLQEMYAMAQNENVDASKKLTELNQRRFEESEKLVDLKEKEEAAKDTASKERQRYEEVMKEAEKVKELMVKEALHRREAEIKAEREAKEKDKLQASLVCPGIQYQHYSWEEITAATNDFSEDLKIGVGAYGTVYKCNLHHTTGAVKVLHAGETQLSKQFDQELEILSKIRHPHLVLLLGACPERGCLVYEYMDNGSLDDRLMLVNDTPPIPWFERFRIALEVASALVFLHKSKPRPIIHRDLKPGNILLDQNFVSKLGDVGLSTMVNQDDAASKLTVFKKTSPVGTLCYIDPEYQRTGIISPKSDVYSLGVVILQLITAKPAIAITHMVEEAIGDDAEFMALLDVKAGSWPISETRELAALGLCCTEMRRRDRPDLKDQIIPTLERLWKVVEKAQNSLSRTSLDPPSHFICPLLKGVMNQPCVAADGFTYDREAIEDWLRENDTSPVTNLPLPNKNLLANYTLYSAIMEWKANK; this is translated from the exons ATGGATGAGAAAAAAGCAGCAAGAGCGCTAAGCGTTCACCTAGCTCTacctcctcctccacctcctACTGTAGCTGTAGCCATTAATGGAAAGAAAAAGAGCAAATACGTAGCCTTTTGggctcttgagaagttcatcccCGAAGGCTTCTCTGATTTCACATTGCTCTACGTCCGTCCTCCTGTCACTTACATCCCTACCCCAA TGGGGAATGCGATATCGGTAACAGAGCTTAGAGATGATCTCGTATCTGCTTATAAACAAGAACTAGATTGGAACACAAAAGAGATACTTCAACCTTACAAGAAGATGTTCGACAGGAGAAag GTGCAAGTAGAGATTCTCGTGCTTGAATCAAACGATCCTGCTGCTGCTATAGCGCAAGAGATTGCTGGAACAGGAGTCACAAAGCTCGTTATAGGAATGTCTCTACGAGGATTCTTCTCAAGAAAGATCGATATGTCTTCCATGATCGCGACCGCTGTGCCAAGATTCTGCACCGTCTACGTGGTTTCAAAGGGGAAGCTAGCTTCCGTGCGTCCTTCTGATTCAGACGCTAGCGGAAGCATAAGACTGGAGACAAGTAGTTCCACGAGTGGCTCCACTGATAGTCCTAGACTCCCTTCtg AGTACCAAGACTTCAACTCGTTTGTTTCGGAAGCTCAGTCTCGAGTCTCGGAGATGAGAAGCAGCGGTGTGGCTCACATGGACACGAGTTGTAGCGAGACGGGTCAATCAGATGTGTCTAGAGAGAGAGGGATGCAGATTGTACTGAGCGGCGGCGGTGGTAATGAAGGGAGGAAGAGTAACTATAACAATAACAATGAGAGCTTTAGCGCATCGTTTCCAATGGGAGAGGAGGCGTATCACGCTATGAGCTGGACTTCTAGATGGAGAGATCATGAGGAAAGGAGATCGATCATGAGCTCTTCTTCTAGCAACAACCACGAGCTAGCTAATATGGAGTGGGGTGCAGTTGTTCCTGAGAACTATTCTTGGGTTTCTCATCAAGCTTCTAACATGTCTGATGGACGCATCAGTTTCCACTCCTTCAACGATAATCAG GTGAATCTGACCTTTGAGATAGAGAAGCTGAGATCCGAACTGCAACATCTTCAGGAGATGTATGCCATGGCTCAAAACGAGAATGTGGATGCCTCGAAAAAG CTAACTGAGCTAAACCAGAGAAGATTCGAGGAGTCAGAGAAGCTTGTGGATCttaaagaaaaggaagaagcaGCTAAAGACACAGCTTCAAAGGAGAGGCAGAGGTACGAAGAGGTGATGAAGGAGGCAGAGAAGGTTAAAGAGCTAATGGTGAAAGAGGCTTTACATAGAAGAGAAGCTGAGATCAAAGCAGAACGTGAAGCTAAAGAGAAAGATAAGCTCCAAGCTTCTCTCGTATGTCCCGGGATACAGTACCAGCATTACTCGTGGGAGGAAATCACAGCCGCGACTAATGATTTTTCAGAAGATCTCAAGATCGGAGTTGGAGCCTATGGAACCGTCTACAAATGCAATCTCCATCACACGACCGGTGCTGTAAAGGTCCTTCACGCTGGAGAAACTCAGCTATCTAAACAGTTCGATCAAGAG CTTGAGATCTTGAGCAAGATCCGTCATCCTCACCTCGTCCTTCTCCTCGGGGCGTGTCCTGAGCGAGGCTGCCTCGTCTACGAGTACATGGACAACGGAAGCTTAGATGACAGGTTGATGCTAGTCAACGACACACCTCCCATCCCTTGGTTCGAGCGTTTCAGGATCGCGTTAGAGGTCGCTTCAGCGCTTGTCTTCCTCCACAAATCCAAGCCTAGACCAATCATTCACCGCGACCTCAAACCAGGAAACATCTTGCTCGACCAAAACTTCGTCAGTAAACTCGGCGACGTTGGTCTCTCCACGATGGTTAACCAAGACGACGCTGCTTCTAAACTAACCGTCTTCAAGAAAACCAGTCCCGTGGGAACGCTTTGTTACATCGACCCGGAGTATCAGCGGACCGGGATCATCTCACCTAAGTCAGATGTGTATTCTCTAGGTGTTGTGATTCTCCAGCTCATAACCGCGAAGCCAGCCATAGCGATTACTCATATGGTGGAAGAAGCGATAGGGGACGATGCTGAGTTCATGGCACTGTTGGATGTGAAAGCTGGATCTTGGCCTATTAGTGAGACTCGTGAGTTAGCTGCTTTGGGATTGTGTTGTACTGAAATGAGACGCAGAGACAGACCAGACCTTAAAGATCAGATCATACCGACATTAGAAAGGCTTTGGAAAGTTGTTGAGAAAGCTCAAAACTCACTCTCGAGAACTTCGTTGGATCCTCCATCTCATTTCATTTGCCCACTTCTCAAG GGAGTGATGAACCAGCCCTGCGTGGCTGCAGATGGGTTCACGTATGATCGTGAAGCCATAGAGGACTGGCTGAGAGAGAATGATACGTCGCCAGTGACGAATCTTCCATTGCCTAACAAGAACCTTCTTGCTAATTACACTCTTTACTCAGCCATCATGGAGTGGAAAGCCAATAAATAA
- the LOC103860604 gene encoding U-box domain-containing protein 51: MREGALIVAVAIKGNNSKIKGVIRWALQEFASQEHVVFKLLHVQPRDSMSVSTSRKDSTTTVYKKDVDRKTREMLHPSSSMFAHREVQLDMMVLESDDVADAISKAVQDHGISELVIGASSSIIFSWKLKRSNLSSRISDVTPRFCTVHVISRGKLLNVRKSDVDIETSIADDRSESQFSSSSQSGSVSSTSSHQFSSTSLLYQRVQALSTVNQKVGTNMGTKKSIDTHHSRAASLDVDEPNQRGYYRTNSSLVRYKESDIHSRRSSLTEEGSSSGCYSDPTSSSSQMNKDFELEKLKIELRHIKGMYAVAQSEVLDATKKMQDLNQRRSEEATRLKNLTIREEYAEEAVEMERERQEEAENEAELVRECVEREAEERLEAEARAEEVRKEKQRLEDALEGGPLQRQQYMKFEWEDIVQATSSFSDELKIGSGGYGSVYRCNLHHTTVAVKVLHSDKSSLTKQFHQELEILSKIRHPHLLLLLGACPERGSLVYEYMHNGNLEERLMKRRPNTDAPQQPLLWFERFRIAWEIASALYFLHTNEPRPIVHRDLKPANILLDRNNVSKIGDVGLSKMVNLDPSHASTVFNETGPVGTFFYIDPEYQRTGVVTPESDIYAFGIILLQLATARSAMGLAHSVEKALRDQTGNFSEILDKTAGDWPVKEAKEMVMIGLRCAEMRKRDRPYLGKEILPVLERLKDIACDARNMFSETVNKHNNHAPSHFYCPITKDVMENPCVASDGYTYEKRAIKEWLEKNHKSPMTDSPFPNQTLLPNHSLLFAIKEWISSHTIK; the protein is encoded by the exons ATGAGGGAAGGAGCTTTAATTGTAGCGGTAGCGATCAAAGGGAACAATAGCAAAATCAAAGGCGTTATTCGATGGGCACTTCAAGAATTCGCTTCTCAAGAACATGTTGTCTTCAAGCTCTTACATGTCCAGCCAA GAGATTCGATGTCAGTTTCAACCTCAAGAAAAGACTCGACC ACAACGGTTTACAAGAAAGATGTTGATAGGAAAACAAGAGAAATGCTTCATCCAAGCAGTTCCATGTTTGCTCATAGAGAG GTTCAATTGGATATGATGGTACTTGAATCAGATGATGTAGCCGATGCAATCTCTAAAGCGGTTCAAGATCATGGAATCAGTGAGTTAGTCATTGGAGCTTCCTCTTCTATCATCTTCTCATG GAAGCTGAAGAGAAGCAACTTATCTTCAAGAATATCAGATGTTACACCGAGATTTTGCACCGTTCACGTTATCTCCAGAGGGAAGCTTCTAAATGTTCGAAAATCCGATGTAGACATTGAAACAAGCATAGCAGATGATAGGAGTGAAAGCCAGTTCTCTTCAAGTAGCCAGTCAG GGTCAGTAAGTTCGACATCGAGTCATCAATTCTCATCTACATCTCTACTCTATCAAAGAGTCCAAGCGCTTTCAACCGTTAACCAAAAGGTCGGGACAAATATGGGAACAAAGAAGAGTATTGATACGCACCATAGCAGAGCCGCCTCTCTAGATGTGGATGAACCAAACCAAAGGGGCTATTACCGGACGAACAGCTCATTGGTTAGGTATAAAGAAAGTGATATCCACAGCCGGAGAAGCTCTCTTACTGAGGAAGGATCAAGCTCAGGTTGCTACAGTGACCCTACTTCATCTAGTAGCCAg ATGAATAAAGATTTTGAGCTAGAGAAGCTGAAGATTGAACTCCGTCACATCAAAGGAATGTATGCAGTTGCTCAAAGTGAAGTCTTGGATGCTACTAAAAAG ATGCAAGATCTTAACCAGCGTAGGTCAGAGGAAGCTACGAGGCTCAAGAACTTAACGATAAGAGAAGAATACGCGGAGGAGGCTGTGGAAATGGAGAGGGAGAGACAAGAGGAGGCGGAAAACGAAGCTGAGCTCGTGAGAGAATGTGTTGAGAGAGAAGCTGAGGAGAGACTTGAGGCGGAAGCAAGAGCGGAAGAGGTTAGAAAGGAGAAGCAGAGGCTTGAGGATGCACTTGAGGGAGGACCACTTCAACGCCAACAGTACATGAAGTTTGAGTGGGAAGATATCGTTCAGGCCACGTCATCGTTCTCTGATGAACTCAAAATCGGATCGGGCGGGTACGGAAGCGTGTACCGGTGTAACTTGCACCACACAACAGTAGCTGTCAAGGTTCTTCATTCAGACAAAAGCAGCTTAACCAAACAGTTTCACCAAGag CTTGAGATTCTTAGCAAGATTCGTCACCCGCACTTGCTTCTCCTCCTAGGCGCGTGTCCTGAACGCGGCAGCTTGGTCTACGAGTACATGCACAACGGAAACCTAGAGGAAAGACTCATGAAACGCAGACCAAACACTGACGCACCGCAACAACCGTTACTATGGTTTGAGCGGTTCAGAATCGCTTGGGAGATTGCTTCAGCGCTCTACTTTCTCCACACAAACGAGCCGAGACCAATCGTTCACCGCGATCTTAAACCGGCTAATATACTCCTAGACCGGAACAATGTGAGCAAAATCGGCGACGTAGGCCTTTCCAAAATGGTTAACCTCGACCCTTCTCATGCATCAACGGTTTTCAACGAAACCGGTCCGGTTGGAACGTTTTTCTACATCGATCCTGAATACCAAAGAACCGGTGTGGTAACTCCAGAATCTGATATCTACGCGTTTGGGATCATACTTCTTCAGCTAGCTACGGCTAGATCCGCGATGGGTTTGGCTCATTCGGTTGAGAAAGCGTTGAGAGATCAAACCGGGAATTTTTCAGAGATTTTGGATAAAACTGCTGGAGATTGGCCGGTTAAGGAAGCTAAAGAGATGGTTATGATAGGGCTCAGATGTGCGGAGATGAGGAAGCGTGACCGTCCGTATTTAGGGAAAGAGATTTTACCGGTTCTTGAACGGTTAAAGGATATTGCTTGTGACGCAAGAAACATGTTTTCTGAAACCGTAAACAAACATAACAACCACGCTCCGAGCCATTTCTATTGTCCAATAACTAAG GATGTCATGGAGAATCCATGTGTTGCTTCGGATGGATATACATACGAGAAGAGAGCCATTAAGGAATGGCTTGAGAAGAATCATAAATCTCCAATGACGGATTCGCCCTTCCCCAACCAAACTCTTCTTCCTAATCATTCTCTTCTTTTTGCTATCAAGGAGTGGATATCGTCACATAcaattaaatag
- the LOC103860607 gene encoding putative kinase-like protein TMKL1 isoform X2, translating into MRTHLLKLILAVSLPTTFSIALAIIVIFILCRRRTTTTESNELQHDVESPYEKQDFSGSETEEEEELVIFEGGEDLTICDILEAPGEVIGKSSYGTLYKASLQRSGKVRVLRFLRPLCAVRSDPEELDGVIESLGFVRHDYLVPLLGFYVGNRGEKLMIHPFFASGNLSEFIRCGDVESHKWSNILSITTGIAKALDHLHTGMQKPIVHGNLKSKNVLLDQSFRPRVSDFGLHLLLNLAAGQEILEASAGEGYKAPELIKMKEVSKESDVYSFGVIMLELVSSKLPTNKSSTTSSVLDNEKLLDLCRAEILGRGEGDGVGVTKEYVLEYIELAMSCCSPTPSLRPSFKQVLRKLEEIKK; encoded by the exons ATGAGAACGCATTTGCTAAAACTGATACTTGCAGTATCTCTACCAACTACATTCTCGATAGCACTCGCCATCATTGTAATCTTCATCCTCTGCagaagaagaacaacaacaacagagtCCAATGAGCTCCAACACGACGTCGAATCTCCTTACGAAAAACAAGACTTCTCCGGTTCAGaaacagaggaggaggaggagcttgTCATCTTCGAAGGAGGAGAAGATCTCACCATCTGCGACATCCTCGAAGCTCCCGGAGAAGTCATCGGGAAATCAAGCTACGGAACATTATACAAAGCGAGTTTGCAGCGAAGTGGGAAAGTCAGAGTTCTTAGGTTCCTTCGACCTTTATGTGCAGTGAGATCTGATCCGGAGGAGCTTGATGGCGTCATCGAGTCGCTTGGATTTGTCAGACATGATTACTTGGTTCCTCTGTTAGGTTTCTACGTTGGAAACAGAGGAGAGAAGCTTATGATTCATCCCTTCTTCGCCTCCGGGAATCTCTCCGAGTTCATTAGAT GTGGAGATGTTGAATCACACAAATGGAGCAATATCTTGAGCATCACCACTGGAATAGCCAAAGCTCTTGACCATCTCCACACAGGAATGCAGAAACCTATCGTTCACGGGAACCTCAAGTCCAAAAACGTTCTCTTGGACCAGAGTTTTAGGCCTAGAGTCTCTGATTTCGGCTTGCATTTGCTCTTGAATCTCGCGGCTGGGCAAGAGATACTAGAGGCTTCAGCTGGAGAGGGTTATAAAGCGCCTGAGTTGATTAAGATGAAGGAAGTGAGCAAGGAGAGCGATGTTTACAGCTTCGGTGTGATCATGCTTGAGTTGGTTTCGAGTAAACTGCCAACGAACAAGAGTTCAACTACTAGTTCTGTTCTTGACAATGAGAAATTGTTGGATTTGTGCCGTGCTGAGATTCTTGGGAGGGGTGAGGGAGATGGAGTCGGTGTGACCAAAGAGTATGTTCTTGAATACATTGAGCTGGCAATGTCTTGTTGCTCTCCAACGCCTTCCCTTAGACCCAGCTTCAAGCAAGTGTTGAGGAAACTTGAAGAGATCAAGAAATGA
- the LOC103860607 gene encoding putative kinase-like protein TMKL1 isoform X1, with protein sequence MRTHLLKLILAVSLPTTFSIALAIIVIFILCRRRTTTTESNELQHDVESPYEKQDFSGSETEEEEELVIFEGGEDLTICDILEAPGEVIGKSSYGTLYKASLQRSGKVRVLRFLRPLCAVRSDPEELDGVIESLGFVRHDYLVPLLGFYVGNRGEKLMIHPFFASGNLSEFIRFLAGGDVESHKWSNILSITTGIAKALDHLHTGMQKPIVHGNLKSKNVLLDQSFRPRVSDFGLHLLLNLAAGQEILEASAGEGYKAPELIKMKEVSKESDVYSFGVIMLELVSSKLPTNKSSTTSSVLDNEKLLDLCRAEILGRGEGDGVGVTKEYVLEYIELAMSCCSPTPSLRPSFKQVLRKLEEIKK encoded by the exons ATGAGAACGCATTTGCTAAAACTGATACTTGCAGTATCTCTACCAACTACATTCTCGATAGCACTCGCCATCATTGTAATCTTCATCCTCTGCagaagaagaacaacaacaacagagtCCAATGAGCTCCAACACGACGTCGAATCTCCTTACGAAAAACAAGACTTCTCCGGTTCAGaaacagaggaggaggaggagcttgTCATCTTCGAAGGAGGAGAAGATCTCACCATCTGCGACATCCTCGAAGCTCCCGGAGAAGTCATCGGGAAATCAAGCTACGGAACATTATACAAAGCGAGTTTGCAGCGAAGTGGGAAAGTCAGAGTTCTTAGGTTCCTTCGACCTTTATGTGCAGTGAGATCTGATCCGGAGGAGCTTGATGGCGTCATCGAGTCGCTTGGATTTGTCAGACATGATTACTTGGTTCCTCTGTTAGGTTTCTACGTTGGAAACAGAGGAGAGAAGCTTATGATTCATCCCTTCTTCGCCTCCGGGAATCTCTCCGAGTTCATTAGAT TTTTGGCAGGTGGAGATGTTGAATCACACAAATGGAGCAATATCTTGAGCATCACCACTGGAATAGCCAAAGCTCTTGACCATCTCCACACAGGAATGCAGAAACCTATCGTTCACGGGAACCTCAAGTCCAAAAACGTTCTCTTGGACCAGAGTTTTAGGCCTAGAGTCTCTGATTTCGGCTTGCATTTGCTCTTGAATCTCGCGGCTGGGCAAGAGATACTAGAGGCTTCAGCTGGAGAGGGTTATAAAGCGCCTGAGTTGATTAAGATGAAGGAAGTGAGCAAGGAGAGCGATGTTTACAGCTTCGGTGTGATCATGCTTGAGTTGGTTTCGAGTAAACTGCCAACGAACAAGAGTTCAACTACTAGTTCTGTTCTTGACAATGAGAAATTGTTGGATTTGTGCCGTGCTGAGATTCTTGGGAGGGGTGAGGGAGATGGAGTCGGTGTGACCAAAGAGTATGTTCTTGAATACATTGAGCTGGCAATGTCTTGTTGCTCTCCAACGCCTTCCCTTAGACCCAGCTTCAAGCAAGTGTTGAGGAAACTTGAAGAGATCAAGAAATGA